Proteins encoded by one window of Haloarcula pelagica:
- a CDS encoding PAS domain-containing protein, which translates to MSGDRSPNWITSGDSAGGAVPLPETAATTVTLAAPAGRDRDLLTTTLSAYEVRHLEGAVPDATDICVVSAEAFPECRDRLREWKREQRPTMAPVLLLVPESVPDPWSRYGDSLGRALDGILTIPSSKRAIRARVDGLVAIRQYSLIASQRWKRLELYGRAMDNADIGISIADAQAEDEHLIYVNQGFVDITGYSLPDALGRNCRFLQGEGTDESTVAEIRTAIDARESVSVVIRNYRRDGEAFWNQLDIVPVYDDAGTVTHFLGFQQDVTEQIERKRLLEQYEHVFESVSDPVVVLRADTTVVHANAAATDVFEVDFRATPTTALTDILPSEQASVVRRACRVVVETGRTQERELTLTLPTGQSRTFQVKFEHESVSDSAGDRVIAIARDISAIRAQQGRLTVLDRVLRHNFRNKLTVVSGRAEHVAANAEEMDPASISEAAEAIQTASDELLDTADAVRQFHLGSDPDQSSVPLDVPTLVRSAVGDLRAVYPGVEFTVAGAPAASAICPAQLELCLEQLVEHAVGKWGAPAGQVSLQVTDEPPSPSVELAVRFPGMAFSEIERSALDAGSESPLEHTQGIRLWLVKWAVENAGGGLSVENTDDGGVVTLYLRRSVETDG; encoded by the coding sequence ATGTCCGGTGACCGCTCGCCAAACTGGATCACGAGCGGTGATAGCGCGGGCGGCGCAGTCCCCCTTCCGGAGACGGCGGCGACAACGGTCACCCTCGCCGCTCCGGCGGGACGAGACCGGGACCTTTTGACCACGACGCTGTCGGCGTACGAGGTCCGACATCTAGAGGGTGCCGTTCCGGACGCGACCGACATCTGCGTGGTCAGCGCCGAGGCGTTCCCGGAGTGTCGCGACCGCCTCCGCGAGTGGAAACGCGAGCAGCGGCCGACGATGGCGCCGGTCTTGCTGTTGGTCCCCGAGAGCGTCCCCGATCCCTGGTCCCGATACGGTGACTCGCTGGGGCGGGCGCTGGACGGGATCCTGACGATTCCGTCGTCGAAACGCGCCATCCGGGCCCGCGTCGACGGCCTCGTCGCGATCCGTCAGTACTCGCTCATCGCGTCACAGCGCTGGAAGCGCCTCGAACTGTACGGCCGGGCGATGGACAACGCCGACATCGGTATCAGCATCGCCGACGCACAGGCCGAGGACGAACACCTGATATACGTCAACCAGGGGTTCGTCGACATAACCGGCTACTCGCTGCCCGACGCCCTGGGTCGGAACTGTCGGTTCCTCCAGGGGGAGGGGACCGACGAATCGACGGTGGCCGAGATCCGGACGGCAATCGACGCCAGGGAATCGGTGTCGGTCGTCATCCGCAACTACCGGCGCGACGGCGAGGCGTTCTGGAACCAACTGGATATCGTGCCCGTCTACGACGACGCAGGGACGGTGACGCACTTCCTGGGGTTCCAGCAGGACGTGACCGAGCAGATCGAGCGGAAACGCCTGCTCGAACAGTACGAACACGTCTTCGAGTCGGTCAGCGACCCGGTCGTCGTGCTCCGTGCCGACACGACCGTGGTCCACGCGAACGCCGCGGCGACAGACGTGTTCGAGGTGGACTTTCGTGCGACGCCGACGACCGCGTTGACCGATATCCTCCCGTCGGAGCAGGCGTCGGTCGTCCGGCGTGCCTGCCGGGTCGTCGTCGAGACGGGGCGGACACAGGAACGGGAACTCACGCTCACGCTCCCGACCGGACAGTCCCGGACCTTCCAGGTGAAGTTCGAACACGAGTCGGTCTCGGACTCGGCGGGCGACCGGGTGATCGCGATCGCTCGCGACATCTCCGCGATCCGCGCACAGCAGGGACGCCTGACGGTGCTGGATCGAGTGCTCCGGCACAACTTCCGGAACAAGCTGACCGTGGTCTCCGGCCGTGCCGAACACGTCGCGGCCAACGCCGAGGAGATGGACCCGGCGTCGATCAGCGAGGCCGCGGAAGCGATCCAGACCGCCTCCGACGAACTGCTCGACACCGCCGACGCGGTGAGACAGTTCCATCTGGGCAGTGATCCGGACCAGTCGAGTGTCCCACTCGACGTGCCGACCCTCGTTCGGTCGGCAGTCGGGGACCTCCGGGCGGTGTACCCTGGCGTCGAGTTCACCGTGGCGGGCGCGCCCGCCGCGAGCGCGATCTGTCCCGCACAACTGGAACTGTGTCTCGAACAACTCGTCGAACACGCCGTCGGGAAGTGGGGTGCCCCGGCCGGGCAGGTCTCGTTGCAGGTCACCGACGAGCCGCCGAGCCCCTCCGTCGAACTGGCCGTGCGGTTCCCTGGGATGGCGTTCTCGGAGATCGAGCGCTCGGCACTGGACGCCGGCAGCGAGTCCCCCCTGGAACACACGCAGGGCATCCGGCTCTGGCTCGTCAAGTGGGCCGTCGAGAACGCCGGCGGCGGGCTCTCTGTCGAGAACACCGACGACGGTGGGGTCGTGACGTTGTACCTCCGGCGCAGTGTCGAAACGGATGGCTGA
- a CDS encoding ATPase domain-containing protein has protein sequence MADSVDVERVPSGTSGLDTVLQGGFLRGQTAIVNGGPGTGKTILALQFLAAGETGLYVGFEERADDLRRNAAALGIDLSGVVILDLSEQGSRFFSDQSYSVLSPGQAEGDELIGQIADAIDQESPDRLVIDPLTELRALLPDDYQFRRHISSLANALKERSITTVCTAQVTSEAEERDVQFLGDAAIEIRRTTDHRSLEVTKFRGSGYAGGRHTYRIRSETGGRVYPKLVPGDHQREVPREQIGSGIDALDSLLGGGVQRGSVTLISGPSGVGKTTLATVFLRAAAQRGETPHGFLFEELASDFRYRTEQLGIGIDELVESGELLLTEVESLTRSPDEFADTVRTAVEEDGARMVVIDGISGYRLGLRGGDSQDQLTRELHALCRYLKRMGVTTFLLDEIGTVTGDLMASDEAISYLADNIVFLRYVELDGEVRKVVGVLKKRYGAFEQTIRAFDLGPDGIDVGPPLEGYRGVLTGVPERVDEGD, from the coding sequence ATGGCAGATTCCGTCGATGTCGAGCGAGTCCCGTCGGGGACATCCGGCCTCGATACCGTGTTGCAGGGTGGCTTCCTCCGCGGACAGACAGCGATCGTCAACGGTGGCCCGGGGACCGGCAAGACGATTCTCGCGTTGCAGTTTCTGGCCGCCGGCGAGACGGGCCTGTACGTCGGATTCGAAGAGCGGGCGGACGACCTCCGCAGGAACGCCGCCGCGCTCGGGATCGATCTCTCGGGCGTCGTCATCCTGGATCTCAGCGAGCAGGGATCGCGGTTTTTCAGCGATCAGAGTTACTCCGTCCTGTCGCCCGGCCAGGCGGAGGGCGACGAACTCATCGGGCAGATCGCGGACGCGATCGACCAGGAGTCGCCCGACCGACTGGTGATCGACCCGCTGACCGAACTGCGCGCGCTGTTGCCCGACGACTATCAGTTCCGCCGGCACATCTCCTCGCTCGCCAACGCGCTCAAAGAGCGGTCGATCACCACGGTCTGTACCGCACAGGTGACCAGCGAGGCCGAAGAGCGGGACGTGCAGTTTCTCGGCGACGCGGCGATCGAGATTCGCCGGACCACGGACCACCGGAGCCTGGAAGTGACGAAGTTCCGTGGCTCGGGCTACGCCGGGGGCAGGCACACGTACCGGATCCGGTCGGAGACGGGCGGTCGGGTGTACCCGAAACTGGTCCCCGGCGATCACCAGCGGGAGGTCCCCCGCGAGCAGATCGGGTCGGGGATCGACGCGCTCGACAGCCTGCTCGGTGGCGGGGTACAGCGCGGTTCGGTGACGTTGATCTCCGGCCCGTCTGGGGTCGGGAAGACGACGCTGGCGACGGTGTTCCTGCGGGCGGCCGCCCAGCGGGGAGAGACACCACACGGGTTCCTGTTCGAGGAACTCGCGTCGGACTTTCGCTATCGGACCGAGCAACTGGGCATCGGGATCGATGAACTGGTCGAGTCGGGCGAGTTGCTGCTGACAGAGGTCGAGTCGCTGACCCGGAGCCCGGACGAGTTCGCCGACACGGTCAGGACAGCCGTCGAGGAGGACGGCGCGAGGATGGTAGTGATCGACGGCATCTCCGGCTACCGACTGGGGCTCCGCGGCGGCGATTCACAGGACCAACTCACCAGGGAACTCCACGCACTCTGTCGGTATCTCAAGCGGATGGGCGTGACGACGTTCCTGCTCGACGAGATCGGAACCGTCACGGGCGACCTGATGGCATCGGACGAGGCGATCAGTTACCTCGCGGACAACATCGTGTTTCTCCGGTACGTGGAACTGGACGGCGAGGTCCGGAAGGTCGTCGGGGTCCTGAAAAAGCGCTACGGGGCGTTCGAGCAGACGATCAGGGCGTTCGATCTCGGCCCCGACGGCATCGACGTTGGACCGCCGCTGGAGGGGTATCGCGGCGTGCTGACCGGCGTGCCCGAACGAGTCGACGAGGGAGACTGA
- a CDS encoding response regulator, producing MSGIQVLHVDDDSSMTELAELMLGRADDLQVTTRTDPEDILAVFDPTEFDCVVSDYDMPRLDGLELYEELTEQFPHPDFPYILFTGRGGEEVASTALNAGLTGYLQKGGTEQWDRLQNRIREGVQRYRATRRADRYDTVLKALGYPIYVVDETGRFRWVNDELAETLDRDREDIVGEPTDYIKPPEVVERAEDELGDLLSSAGPDTSRFPATLVTADGEEIEFRDHMAVLPYEGEEFRGSVGILRPLDEDRLP from the coding sequence GTGTCAGGTATTCAAGTACTCCACGTCGACGACGACAGCTCCATGACCGAGCTCGCCGAGCTGATGCTCGGGCGTGCGGACGACCTCCAGGTGACGACGCGGACCGACCCCGAGGATATCCTGGCGGTGTTCGACCCCACGGAGTTCGACTGTGTCGTCAGTGACTACGATATGCCCCGGCTGGACGGACTAGAGCTGTACGAGGAACTCACAGAGCAGTTCCCTCATCCGGACTTCCCCTATATTCTGTTCACCGGTCGCGGCGGCGAGGAGGTCGCGAGCACGGCGCTCAACGCCGGCCTGACCGGCTACCTCCAGAAGGGCGGCACCGAACAGTGGGACCGACTACAAAACCGCATTCGGGAGGGCGTCCAGCGCTACCGTGCCACCCGCCGCGCCGACCGTTACGACACCGTGCTGAAAGCGCTCGGGTATCCGATCTACGTCGTCGACGAGACGGGACGGTTCAGGTGGGTCAACGACGAGCTTGCGGAGACGCTGGATCGCGACCGCGAGGACATCGTCGGGGAACCGACCGACTACATCAAGCCGCCGGAGGTCGTTGAGCGGGCCGAAGACGAGCTCGGTGACCTGCTCTCCTCGGCGGGACCGGACACGTCGCGGTTCCCGGCGACGCTGGTGACTGCCGACGGCGAGGAGATCGAGTTCCGCGACCACATGGCCGTCCTCCCGTACGAGGGCGAGGAGTTCAGGGGATCGGTCGGTATCCTGCGGCCGCTCGACGAGGATCGGTTACCCTGA
- a CDS encoding alpha/beta fold hydrolase codes for MDDADARIVREEFLTAVERTRSGVVTEARLLADPWGFDVAAADTPVRLWHGSRDTNVPLAGARELADRLPDAELHVTDTDHLTTLTRSRERVLAAWCR; via the coding sequence ATGGACGACGCCGACGCACGGATCGTCCGCGAGGAGTTCCTCACGGCCGTCGAGCGGACCCGAAGCGGCGTCGTGACCGAAGCGCGACTGCTGGCCGACCCGTGGGGGTTCGACGTGGCGGCCGCCGATACGCCGGTCAGGCTCTGGCACGGAAGCCGGGACACGAACGTCCCGCTGGCCGGGGCCAGGGAACTGGCCGACCGACTGCCCGACGCCGAACTCCACGTCACGGACACCGACCACCTCACGACGCTGACTCGGTCGCGGGAGCGCGTGCTCGCCGCGTGGTGCCGATAA
- a CDS encoding alpha/beta fold hydrolase codes for MNATTVAPDPDGEGGEGTRRSSVPVGDDRHVTYAEYGDPGGTPLLVFHGTPGSRRVGALFDELGRSHSVRVVAIDRPGYGRSSAWPGRRLRDTAAFAVPVLDEAGIDSTSVLGFSGGGPHALALAATRPDRIEGVAVVSGAVPPQFEDRTPPVQRLFGSLGTHAGWLLGGLFAATGALARRLPRRSSSRSTRPRTGGRRWTTPTHGSSARSSSRPSSGPEAAS; via the coding sequence ATGAACGCGACCACTGTGGCGCCGGACCCCGACGGCGAGGGTGGCGAGGGGACACGTAGATCCAGCGTTCCCGTCGGCGACGACCGGCACGTGACCTACGCCGAGTACGGCGACCCGGGAGGCACGCCGCTGCTCGTGTTCCACGGGACGCCGGGATCGCGGCGGGTCGGCGCGCTGTTCGACGAACTGGGGCGGAGCCACTCGGTTCGGGTCGTCGCCATCGACCGGCCCGGATACGGTCGGTCGAGCGCGTGGCCCGGTCGCCGCCTCCGGGACACCGCGGCGTTCGCCGTTCCGGTGCTCGACGAAGCCGGGATCGATTCGACATCCGTCCTGGGCTTCTCCGGCGGCGGCCCGCACGCGCTCGCGCTTGCAGCGACGCGCCCCGATCGGATCGAGGGCGTCGCAGTCGTCTCGGGCGCAGTGCCGCCGCAGTTCGAGGACCGGACACCGCCGGTGCAGCGCCTCTTCGGGAGCCTCGGGACCCACGCCGGCTGGCTCCTGGGCGGGCTGTTCGCCGCGACCGGTGCGCTGGCCCGCCGGCTCCCCCGTCGTTCGTCGTCTCGCAGTACACGACCGCGGACGGGCGGGCGGCGATGGACGACGCCGACGCACGGATCGTCCGCGAGGAGTTCCTCACGGCCGTCGAGCGGACCCGAAGCGGCGTCGTGA
- a CDS encoding helix-turn-helix domain-containing protein, translated as MQRVEFAVTYPEDRAHPIHGAVQTTAGVSRAELLIWGPTGRVTSLLWFDCPVDTARRLLGAVEARTTELIGEDGGTYAFLEQETYELDAAVLGVVADAHVVFLPPVVFEESGNATVEAVGSREALGACYEALRERVPTTIKRVRPFRRGGESGALTDRQRAAVEAASAVGYYDVPRTGSVADVAAELDCAHSTAGELLRKAEAALVDAAVDAG; from the coding sequence GTGCAACGCGTCGAGTTCGCCGTCACCTACCCCGAGGACCGAGCCCACCCGATCCACGGAGCGGTCCAGACGACAGCGGGCGTCTCGCGCGCCGAGTTGCTGATCTGGGGGCCGACCGGCCGGGTCACGTCGCTGCTCTGGTTCGACTGTCCGGTCGACACCGCCCGCAGGCTACTCGGAGCGGTCGAGGCCAGGACGACGGAGTTGATCGGCGAGGACGGCGGCACCTACGCCTTCCTCGAACAGGAGACGTACGAACTTGACGCCGCGGTGCTGGGCGTCGTGGCCGACGCACACGTCGTCTTCCTCCCACCGGTCGTCTTCGAGGAGTCGGGCAACGCGACGGTCGAAGCCGTCGGGAGCAGGGAGGCCTTGGGGGCGTGCTACGAGGCGCTGCGCGAGCGCGTCCCCACGACCATCAAGCGGGTCCGCCCCTTCCGGCGGGGTGGGGAGAGCGGAGCGCTGACCGACCGCCAGCGGGCGGCCGTCGAAGCGGCGTCCGCGGTCGGCTACTACGACGTGCCCCGGACGGGCAGCGTCGCCGACGTGGCGGCCGAACTCGACTGTGCCCACAGCACCGCGGGCGAACTCCTCCGGAAAGCGGAGGCGGCGCTGGTCGACGCGGCCGTCGACGCCGGCTAG
- a CDS encoding type IV pilin: protein MGDISVLSGERSVSSLLGVVLMVAVVVIVGSTLTVFAFSFGDSVSSVAPTADIEFESRYFGDGVAKNDSVVVTHDGGDRLRRTQLEVVVGGTTVFNETDDSESNNASPPTDVKGLVVEIDGDQFNDLNKPPALSPAGTRDGPPGDSDGSDPGVVNEWEENVTAGQRLVVQERNAGQSADVLQPCDRIRVIWRGDEETAIIDEGVVGPSTGCAG from the coding sequence ATGGGTGATATTTCCGTGCTGTCGGGGGAGCGAAGCGTCTCGTCGTTGCTCGGCGTCGTACTGATGGTCGCAGTGGTCGTTATCGTCGGATCGACACTGACGGTGTTCGCGTTCTCCTTTGGCGACAGCGTCTCGTCGGTCGCCCCGACGGCCGACATCGAGTTCGAGTCCCGGTACTTCGGCGACGGCGTCGCGAAGAACGACTCGGTCGTCGTCACACACGACGGCGGGGACCGCTTGCGCCGAACGCAACTGGAGGTGGTCGTCGGTGGCACGACGGTGTTCAACGAGACCGACGACAGCGAGAGCAACAACGCCTCGCCGCCGACGGACGTGAAGGGGCTCGTCGTCGAGATAGACGGCGATCAGTTCAACGACCTCAACAAGCCACCGGCTCTCTCGCCTGCCGGGACCCGGGACGGACCACCGGGTGACAGCGACGGCTCTGACCCCGGTGTCGTCAACGAGTGGGAGGAGAACGTCACCGCCGGCCAGCGGCTTGTCGTCCAGGAGCGCAACGCCGGACAGTCCGCCGACGTGCTCCAGCCGTGTGACCGGATCAGAGTCATCTGGCGCGGCGACGAAGAGACGGCGATCATCGACGAGGGGGTCGTCGGGCCGAGCACCGGCTGTGCGGGCTGA